DNA sequence from the Janibacter sp. CX7 genome:
CATCGCTGTCGACGCCCTGCAGCACACCGGTGTCCTGCTCGCCACCTGCCAGCTGGGCATCACCATCTGCTCCGTGCTCCTCGGTGCCATCTCCGAGGCGGCGCTGCACCACGCGCTGCACCCCGTCATGGAGGGCATCGGCGTGCCGCACGCCTTCACCGACGCGGCCTCGCTCGTCCTGGCCATCGCGATCGTCGTCTACCTGCACGTCGTCGTCGGCGAGATGGTCCCCAAGAACCTCTCCATCGCCGGCCCCGAGCGCTCCGCGATCATGCTCGTGCCGCCGCTCATGTGGGTCATGAAGATCGCCAAGCCGGTCATCCTCGTCATGGACTGGGTCTCCAAGGCCTTCGTCCGGGCCATGGGCATCGACCCCAAGGACGAGGTCGGCTCGGCCTTCACGGCCGAGGAGGTGCAGCACATCGTCACCGAGTCGCACCGCGAGGGGCTCGTCGAGACCGAGAAGTACGGCCTCGTCGGCGCGGCCCTCGAGTTCTCCGACAAGGACGCCCGTGACGTCGGGGTGCCCGTCGCCGACCTGGTGACCGTGCCGCGCGACGCGACGCCCGACGACATCGAGCGGCTCGTGGCCCGCTACGGGTACTCGCGCTACCCGACGACCGACGAGTCCGGCGAGCTCATGGGCTACCTGCACCTCAAGGACGTGCTCTACGCCGACGAGACCGAGCGCGCCGAGCCGGTGCCCCGCAAGCGTCTGCGCCGCATGGCGACGGTCCAGCCGGCCGACGAGGTCGAGGATGTGCTGGCGACCATGCAGCGCACCGGCACCCACTTGGCCCGCGTCGTCGACGACGCCGGCTCCACGCTGGGCGTCGTCTTCCTCGAGGACGTCATCGAGGAGCTCGTGGGCGAGGTGACGGACTCCACGCAGCGGGGGTGATCCCCTTCGTCCGGATCTGGCGGGTCAGGTGGTCGGGTCGTGCTTCGTACCCGCGGGTATGCAGCACCACGTGACCACCTGACCTCTGGATGTGCACAACATCGCGGCGGCCCCCGGCGACTCCGGCACGCTGAGGAGGTGGCCCGACCTCGAGACCTTCCCGACCCCTTCGCCCAGGGGGCCTTCGCCGTGCGCGTGGCGAAGGGGGCCAAGGTCCCGATGAGCAGTCTGCGGACTCTGCCCAACCCCTATCGCGGGGTCCGGGCCCACGCCCCGCCGGTGACGATCGCCGAGCGCTTCGCGATGCTCTCGCTCGTGCGGCCTGGCCTGCTGCTGTCGCACTGCTCGGCGGCCCTGGTGTGGGATCTGCCGGTCCCACGCTCCTGCGAGCACCTGGCCCTGCACGTCACGGCACCGGGCACGCGGCTGCGTCGACCGGGGGTGGTCGCACACCGGGGCGCGCGCGAGGCGGACCGGGTCGCGGGAGTGCCGGTGACCTCTCTCGCCGACACGTGGATCGACCTCGCGGCGAGTCTGCCCCTCGCCGACCTCGTCGTGCTCGGGGACGCGGTCGCCCGACGCCTGAGGAGCATGGACCCCCTTCGCCAGCGGGCGGGGCGCCGGGTGCCGGGAGCGGTCCGCGCGCGGGAGGCGCTCGAGTGGATCCGGCTGGGCAGTCGGTCGGCGATGGAGACCCGATCGCGGGTGCTCTTCGTGCGGGCGGGTCTGCCGGAGCCCGCGCTCAACGTCGAGATCCACGACCCCGACGGCGGCTGGCTCGCCACGAGCGACCTCGTCTGGCGCGAGCGGCGGGTCGTGGGGGAGTACCAGGGCGCGCACCATTTCGGCGACTACGGGCGCGGTGACGACGACATCGCGCGGCGGCGACTGATCGAGGGCAGCGGGTGGCTCTTCGTCGACTTCACCAAGGGTGACTACTACGCGCGGCCACGGCGACTGGCCCTGCTCCGGCGGCTGGCGGGACATCTCGACTGCGCGCTCGATCCGGCGGGCCTGGCCGCGATCGAGGACTCCCTCGAGCTCCCCGGGGCTCCCGTCCGCCCGTGCGGGGCGTGACCATGGTGCGAGAGCGCTGACAACGCCATCAGGTGGTCAGTTGGTGCTGCATACCTGCGGGTATGCAGCACCACTCGACCACCTGATGCAGCGCTTGGCAGGGAGACGGCCAGTCGCTCAGTACTCGTAGCCGGCGCAGTGCGGGCTGGTCTGGATGCGGGCGGCCGTGACCGGGCCGTCGCCGATCGTGTAGGTGATGTCGAGCCAGGTCGCGCTGGAGCCGCCCTCGACGACGTACTCGTAGACACCGGGCTCGCCGGAGACGGCGAGCGGGCCGCGGACGACGGTCTGGGTCTCGCCGCTGCCGTTGACCACGGAGACGAGCACCGGGGCCGGCGCGGTCGCGGGCTCGACGGCGAGGAAGACGCGGTAGCCCTTGTTGTAGCCGGCCGGCTCCTGGGAGGCGCCCTGGCAGCGGGTGCCGTGGCTGCGGCCCTCGTCGATGCTCGGGATCTCGCTCTCGGACGCGGCGAGCGACGGGGCGGTGGCGGCGATGGTGATGGCCGGCGCGGTCCAGGCGATGCCCTTGGCGACGCTGCGGCGAGAGATCTGCGGGGTGCTCATGTGGTGCTTCTCCTGATGATGTCGGTGTCGCGCGGACCCCCTCCAACACCGGCCCCCGCCACGCGTCATCGTGCTCAGCCGCCCGCCCCCGCGCCTTCGCCCGAGGTGACAGGAGCGAGGGTTGCCAATATCACGACATGACAGTCCTCGCATCTCGAGAGGGGATGTGTGACGATCCTCCGGACGACGGGACCTGGGGAGGGGCCCGCGAGACCGCGAGGGAGGCGGTGCGATGACGGGGACCACCGCGGCCGCCAGCCGGCTGGCGAGCGAGCTCCTGGCCACCCACGCGGAGCAGGTCGAGCAGCTGACGCCCGGGCTCATGCGTGACGTCGCCCGCCGGCTCGGGCGCCTCGACGTCCCCGCGGAGAGCCAATGGCCCGGCCTCGTGACCGAGCTGCTCCGCGACTTCTTCGACGTCCTCGTGGCCGACGACCTCCAGCGCATCGACGCCCCGGGCAGCATCTACGAGCGCGTCGGGACTGGCGCCGCCGGCGCGGGCATCTCCGCCGACGACTTGGCCGTCGGGATCCGGCTGTCGGCCGTGCGAACCCAGGCGCAGGTCCACCGCTTCGTTCTCGCCGGGGCCACCCCTGCCGACCCCGAAGCCGTCGTCGGGCTCCTCGCGCGCGTCGTCGCCGCGGGGGAGGCGGTCGTCGTCGCCGCGCTGCGCGGCCACGCCCTCGCGGCAGGCGACGGTGAGTCGGTGCAGGCGCGGCGCCTCGGCGAGCTGCTCGTCGCGGGCGCGCCCGGCGCGGCCGACCTCGCCGCCCTCGTCGGGTGGCCGGCGGGCACCCACGTGAGCGCGGTCGTCGTCGCGCCCGAGGACGCCGACCGGCTACGGGGCCGGGGGGACCTCCCCTTCGCCCGGTACGAGCGGGAGCGCGACGTCGTCCTCGTCGCGCCCGTGACCGAGGGGCTGCTCGCCACCACGCTGCGTCCGCTCGTCGCCGACGTCGACTGCACCGTCGGCCCCGTCGTGCCGCTGGCCGGGCTGCCCGACTCGCTCGCGCTGGGCGACCGGCTCACCGGACGCCGGGCGTCGGGGGCGGGTCCGGTCTTCGTCGACGACGAGCTCCTCGAGCTGGCCAGCACTGCCGACCGTTCGGTGCTCGAGGCGTTGCGGCGCAAGTACTTCGTCGAGATCGACCGCCTGCCCGCGGAGGTCCGCGAGCCGCTGCTGCAGACCCTGCACGAGTGGCTGCGGCACTGGGGCCACCGGCCTGCGACCGCCAAGGCGCTCGGGGTGCACCCGCAGACGGTGAGCGGCCGGATCAACCGGCTGCGCGACCTGCTCGCCGACGAGCTCGAGGACGCCCAGGTGCGCTCCGAGCTGCTCCTGCTGCTGACCGCGCTGGCGGCGGAGGACTGAGCCCGGCCGCTGTTGGCGGTCCCGGACGACGCCTCCCTTCGAGACGCTTGCTGCGCAAGCTCCTCAGGGAGCAGGGAGCAGGGAGCAGGGAGCAGGGAGCAGGGGCGGATCGCGGCGAAGTCGGCGTGGCGTGGGCCACATCTGGGGCGGATACTGGAACATGCTGGGGTTCATCCGACACCAGGAGAGTGACATGTCCAGCACACCAGAGGTGCAGGCCCCCGCGAAGGAAGGCTTCTCCTCACGCAAGGTCTTCATCTTCGCGGCCATCGGCTCGGCCGTCGGCCTGGGCAACATCTGGCGCTTCCCCTACGTCGCTTACGAGGGCGGCGGCGGAGCCTTCATCATCCCGTACCTCTGCGCGCTGCTCTTCGCGGGCATCCCGCTGCTCTACCTCGACTACGCGATCGGTCACCGCTACCGCGGGTCGGCGCCGCTCTCCCTTCGCCGTCTCGGCCGGGGCGCCGAGTGGCTCGGCTGGTGGATGGTCCTCATCTGCGTGATCATCGCCGTCTACTACGCGGCGATCCTCGCGTGGGCGAGCAAGTACGCGGTCCTGTCCTTCACCAAGGGCTGGGGCGACGACCCCGAGACGTACTTCATGCACGACTACCTGCAGCGGGCCAAGGCCCCCGGGCCGACGATGGACTTCGTCCCCGAGATCACCTGGACGATGGTCATCGTCTGGGTCGTGACGATCGGCGTGCTCGCCCTCGGCGTCCAGACCGGCATCGGCCGCACGGCCGTCGTCTTCATCCCGGTGCTCGTGCTCGCCTTCATCGTGCTCGTCATCCAGGCGCTGACGCTCGACGGTGCGATGGAGGGGCTCAACGCCTTCTTCACCCCCGACTGGGGTGCCCTGACCGACGGCGCCGTGTGGATCTCCGCGGTCGGGCAGATCTTCTTCAGCCTCTCCGTCGGCTTCGGCATCATGATCACCTACGCCAGCTATGTCGGCCGCAAGACCGACATGACCGGCTCGGGTGCGGTCGTCGCCTTCTCCAACTCGGGCTTCGAGCTGCTCGCCGGCATCGGTGTCTTCGCCGCCCTCGGCTTCATGGCCACGACGGCGGGCACCTCTGTCGGCGAGGTCCTCGGCAGCGGCGGCATCGGTCTGGCCTTCATCGCCTTCCCGACGATCATCAACGAAGCGCCCGGCGGCGTCATCATCGGCGTGCTCTTCTTCGTCTCGCTGCTGCTCGCCGGCATCACCTCGCTCATCTCGATCGTCGAGGTGATCATCGGTGCCGTGCGCGACAAGGTCGGCATCTCCCGCCTCGCGGCGACCTTCGTCGTGGGTGTGCCGATCGCCGTCATCAGCGTGCTGATGTTTGCGACGACCGGTGGGCTCTACGTGCTCGACACGATGGACGCCTTCGTCAACAGCTTCGGCATCATCGCCGTCGCGGCCGTGATGATGCTCGCCGTCACCTACGTCTTCCGCAAGCTGCCCGTGCTGCGCGAGCACCTCGACGCGCGCAGCTCGGTCAAGCTCAAGGGCTGGTGGCCGGCGCTCGTGGCCGTCGTCGTCCCGATCCTGCTGATCGTCATGCTCTGGCAGGCGCTGCGGGACAGGCTCGCCGCGCCCTACGAGGACTACCCGGCCGACCTGCTCAACGTCTTCGGCTGGGGCATGGTCATCGCGCTGCCGATCATCGCGATCGTGCTGTCCTTCATCCCGTGGCGCAAGGACGTCTCGCTCGAGGACCCGACCGTGGCCGTCGACGGAGGTGAGCAGTCATGACCACCACCGCGATCATCATGATGATCGTCGCGATCCTCGTCATCTGGGGAGGCCTCGCGCTGGCGATCACCAACCTGGCCCGCAACGGCGACTCCGCCGCCGAGGACGTGCGTGAGTTCGAGGTCCACCGCGACCTCTGACCGCAGCAGGACGAAGGGAGCCGACGACCAGGTGTCGTCGGCTCCCTTCGTGCTGTGGTGCCGCTATCTTGTGACTGCCGGCGCGGCGATGGGCCGCGCAAGGACCAGGGGAGATGCCATGCGCACGTTGCCGAGCTGGGTCATGTCCGGAGCGCTGGGGGTGGCTCTCGTCGGGATCGCGGCGCCCGCCGCGACCTCCGCGCCGGTCGAGGGGAGCTTCCAGGTCGTCGAGTGGGAGACGCAGGCGTCGTGCCGCAACCACGGCGCGCCCTCGCCCGTGGTGACGTACACGGTGCCGACCGCGGTGACCTCCTGGCGCAACATCCTCTTCGCCGTCGACGACCAGTCCGGCTACTCACGTACCGCGCTGCAGGAGGGGCAGACCACGGTCACCGAGACCCTCGCGCCGATCGCCAGCGGCGAGCACCGGCTGCGCGAGGTCGCCGGGGGCGAGCAGGAGCTCACCGTGACCGCGCCGGAGTGTCCCGAGGGATCGCCGGACCCGACGTCCGACGTGTTCCCCAACGACCGGGTCGCCGCGGCGGTCGTCGACGGGGCCTTCACCGAGCCGACGTGCACCAACCCGACCGAGCAGTCCCTCGAGCCGCCGGTCCTGCCCTTCGACTACGACAACACCGGCACGGACAACGGTTTCATCGCCTACGCCGTCGACGGCCTCGTCCAGCTCGGGACCTTCGTCAGCCCCGGGGGCAGCCGCACCCAGGCGATCGCGATGGAGGAGGGCGAGCACACCTACAGCCTCTACGGGGCGAAGGGGGAGCTGCTCGACAGCGTCACCGTCACCGCGCCAGACTGCAGCGACGACGGGACGGTTGACCCCGGTACGGACGATCCGGGCAGCGACGAGCCCGGCACCGACGAGCCCGGCACCGACGAGCCCGGCAGCGACGAGCCCGGCACCGACGACCCGGGCACCGGCACGGAGGAGCCGGGCGACGACGCCGGCACCCCCGTGGTCACGGCGCCGACCCCCGAGATCCCCAAGGTCGTGCAGACCGGCTGAGTGAGCACCTGGGTCGATGTATCCGGGTGAGTCCTGACGCACCCGGATACATCGACCCAGCCCGCGGGAGGACCGCCGGGCACGACGAAGGGCCGCCAGCGAGTGCTGGCGGCCCTTCGTGAAAAAACGCGCCCCCGGCAGGATTCGAACCTGCGGCCCCTGGTACCGGAAACCAGTGCTCTATCCCCTGAGCTACGGAGGCGGGGTGGTGCCCGGTGAGATTAGCACCGGGGGTGGGCGTCCCGAGAATCGGCCAGCGCATCGACGCACGTGGTAGCGCACCTAGACTGAGCGACCGTGACCCCCGAAGAGCTTGTCGACGCCATCCGTGCCGCCCTCACCGCCGCCGTCGAGGCCGGCGACCTGACCGTCGAGGTGCCCACCGGGATCAGGGTCGAGCGACCGAAGCAGAAGGGCCACGGCGACTGGACGACCAATGTCGCGATGCAGCTCGCCAAGCCTGCCGGCATGAAGCCCCGTGACGTCGCGACCGCGATCGCCGCCCGCCTCGAGCAGGCCGAGGGCGTGGCCTCCGTCGAGGTCGCCGGCCCCGGCTTCCTCAACATCACCCTCGAGGCCGCCTCCGCGGGCGCGCTCGCGCGCACCATCGTCGAGGCCGGTGCCGACTACGGCCGCAACGAC
Encoded proteins:
- a CDS encoding hemolysin family protein; amino-acid sequence: MTTVLITVALLLANGFFVGAEFAAMSARRSQLEPLADAGNKRAAIAVDALQHTGVLLATCQLGITICSVLLGAISEAALHHALHPVMEGIGVPHAFTDAASLVLAIAIVVYLHVVVGEMVPKNLSIAGPERSAIMLVPPLMWVMKIAKPVILVMDWVSKAFVRAMGIDPKDEVGSAFTAEEVQHIVTESHREGLVETEKYGLVGAALEFSDKDARDVGVPVADLVTVPRDATPDDIERLVARYGYSRYPTTDESGELMGYLHLKDVLYADETERAEPVPRKRLRRMATVQPADEVEDVLATMQRTGTHLARVVDDAGSTLGVVFLEDVIEELVGEVTDSTQRG
- a CDS encoding sodium-dependent transporter, with amino-acid sequence MSSTPEVQAPAKEGFSSRKVFIFAAIGSAVGLGNIWRFPYVAYEGGGGAFIIPYLCALLFAGIPLLYLDYAIGHRYRGSAPLSLRRLGRGAEWLGWWMVLICVIIAVYYAAILAWASKYAVLSFTKGWGDDPETYFMHDYLQRAKAPGPTMDFVPEITWTMVIVWVVTIGVLALGVQTGIGRTAVVFIPVLVLAFIVLVIQALTLDGAMEGLNAFFTPDWGALTDGAVWISAVGQIFFSLSVGFGIMITYASYVGRKTDMTGSGAVVAFSNSGFELLAGIGVFAALGFMATTAGTSVGEVLGSGGIGLAFIAFPTIINEAPGGVIIGVLFFVSLLLAGITSLISIVEVIIGAVRDKVGISRLAATFVVGVPIAVISVLMFATTGGLYVLDTMDAFVNSFGIIAVAAVMMLAVTYVFRKLPVLREHLDARSSVKLKGWWPALVAVVVPILLIVMLWQALRDRLAAPYEDYPADLLNVFGWGMVIALPIIAIVLSFIPWRKDVSLEDPTVAVDGGEQS
- a CDS encoding methionine/alanine import family NSS transporter small subunit, which translates into the protein MTTTAIIMMIVAILVIWGGLALAITNLARNGDSAAEDVREFEVHRDL
- a CDS encoding helix-turn-helix domain-containing protein, whose protein sequence is MTGTTAAASRLASELLATHAEQVEQLTPGLMRDVARRLGRLDVPAESQWPGLVTELLRDFFDVLVADDLQRIDAPGSIYERVGTGAAGAGISADDLAVGIRLSAVRTQAQVHRFVLAGATPADPEAVVGLLARVVAAGEAVVVAALRGHALAAGDGESVQARRLGELLVAGAPGAADLAALVGWPAGTHVSAVVVAPEDADRLRGRGDLPFARYERERDVVLVAPVTEGLLATTLRPLVADVDCTVGPVVPLAGLPDSLALGDRLTGRRASGAGPVFVDDELLELASTADRSVLEALRRKYFVEIDRLPAEVREPLLQTLHEWLRHWGHRPATAKALGVHPQTVSGRINRLRDLLADELEDAQVRSELLLLLTALAAED